In Fibrobacter sp. UWB15, one genomic interval encodes:
- the mltG gene encoding endolytic transglycosylase MltG: MKKILLILAIILALLGTFLTVNLKSRMGEKAQNGQTVLLEVPKGSSPAKIFQILKQNGIWSDDLAFRLTMKRLNPSLKAGWFEIPAGLTLPQVLDIIASGKVAVRRVTIPEGRASWEIPDYLKKAYPNLDENRWNKLVQDPKFARSLGVEANSLEGYLLPDTYPFPIDADEETILKHMVAANLKVRDEMEKRPGSMWKTLGNWHKVLTLASVVEEETGIPEERPLIAGVFHNRLRIGMPLGADPTVRFIFKNLTGPIYKSQLNSNSPYNTRKFKGLMPGPISNPGRKAIEAALFPAKTEALYFVAKDDGSMTHFFSSNLADHNKYKDVAAKNRGE, translated from the coding sequence ATGAAGAAGATTTTACTTATTTTGGCCATCATTTTGGCACTTTTGGGCACCTTTTTGACCGTAAACCTCAAGTCGAGGATGGGCGAAAAGGCCCAAAACGGTCAAACCGTGCTCCTGGAAGTCCCCAAAGGAAGTTCTCCCGCTAAAATTTTCCAGATTCTAAAACAAAATGGAATTTGGAGCGACGACCTCGCCTTCCGGTTGACCATGAAGAGATTGAACCCGAGCCTCAAGGCCGGATGGTTCGAAATTCCCGCCGGGCTCACACTGCCACAAGTTCTGGACATTATCGCAAGCGGCAAGGTCGCCGTGCGACGCGTGACCATCCCCGAAGGTCGAGCCTCCTGGGAAATCCCCGACTACCTCAAGAAGGCTTATCCGAACCTGGACGAGAACCGCTGGAACAAGCTCGTCCAAGACCCGAAGTTCGCCCGCAGTCTCGGAGTCGAGGCCAACTCCCTGGAAGGCTACCTGCTCCCCGACACCTACCCCTTCCCGATTGACGCCGACGAAGAGACAATCCTCAAACACATGGTAGCAGCAAACCTCAAGGTCCGCGACGAAATGGAAAAGCGCCCGGGCTCCATGTGGAAGACTCTCGGCAACTGGCACAAGGTGCTCACGCTTGCAAGCGTGGTCGAAGAAGAAACCGGCATTCCCGAAGAACGCCCGCTGATTGCAGGCGTATTCCATAACAGGCTCCGCATAGGCATGCCGCTCGGGGCAGACCCCACGGTGCGGTTCATTTTCAAGAACTTGACCGGCCCTATTTACAAGAGCCAGTTGAACAGCAACAGCCCCTACAACACCCGCAAGTTCAAGGGACTCATGCCAGGCCCGATTTCTAACCCAGGACGCAAGGCGATCGAAGCGGCACTCTTTCCGGCCAAGACAGAAGCCCTGTATTTTGTCGCTAAAGACGACGGTTCCATGACACATTTCTTTAGCTCCAATTTGGCCGACCACAACAAGTACAAGGACGTCGCCGCCAAGAACCGCGGAGAATAA
- a CDS encoding TlpA disulfide reductase family protein, translating to MAFAILFSACGQEHFQAAPTKIEDFKGKLLDGSLSTYQAEKGTVTLIALTASWCPGCRAELPLLKKLDEEFADKGFKILMVNEDDSPRIGAKYNKAAGITWTTFHWNYDMMNVLGNPGVIPVTYLVNAQDSIVKINVGEFDENKMRKLIEKALKQ from the coding sequence TTGGCGTTTGCAATCCTGTTTTCTGCATGCGGGCAGGAACACTTTCAGGCGGCACCCACCAAAATCGAAGACTTTAAAGGAAAACTGCTAGACGGCAGTCTTTCAACTTACCAAGCCGAAAAGGGAACCGTTACCTTAATCGCTCTTACCGCCTCGTGGTGCCCTGGCTGCCGCGCCGAACTTCCGTTACTCAAAAAACTTGACGAAGAATTTGCCGACAAGGGTTTCAAGATTTTAATGGTGAACGAAGACGACTCCCCTAGAATCGGAGCTAAGTACAACAAGGCTGCAGGAATCACCTGGACCACCTTCCACTGGAATTACGACATGATGAACGTGCTCGGAAATCCGGGCGTGATTCCCGTAACCTACCTCGTGAACGCACAAGACAGCATCGTGAAAATCAACGTCGGAGAATTCGACGAGAACAAGATGCGCAAGCTAATCGAGAAAGCCCTTAAGCAATAG
- a CDS encoding type IV pilus twitching motility protein PilT: MAYNIQDLLSEMVQRGASDLHITAGAPPLIRLSGKLTPIGEDKLKPDETMRMTYSLMNESQKKTFEQQKECDFSFGIANLARFRANAYLQRGCVALALRIIPLEIKTFKDLGLPKILAEFTTRPSGLVLVTGATGSGKSTTLAAMIDKINKERHDHILTVEDPIEFLHKHQGCMINQREVGSDTNSFAQALKMALRQDPDVVLIGEMRDLETIRAALTIAETGHLAFATLHTNSCVQTINRVVDAFPKGEQQTVRTQLSFVLQGVICQTLIPRIGGGRVMAYEIMNVTPGIRALIRDDKVHQIESMIEIGQKFGMNTMNMCLCDLVKNHKVDRFDALARSPSPDQLEQLFVKEGV; this comes from the coding sequence ATGGCATACAATATTCAAGATCTTCTTTCTGAAATGGTCCAGCGTGGCGCTTCTGACTTGCACATTACGGCAGGTGCGCCCCCTCTCATCCGTCTTTCCGGCAAGCTTACGCCTATTGGTGAAGACAAGCTGAAACCGGACGAAACCATGCGCATGACATATAGTCTGATGAACGAAAGCCAAAAGAAGACTTTCGAACAGCAGAAGGAATGCGACTTCTCTTTCGGTATTGCAAACCTCGCTCGTTTCCGTGCGAACGCTTATTTGCAGCGCGGTTGCGTGGCCTTGGCCTTGCGTATTATTCCGCTTGAAATTAAGACCTTTAAGGATCTCGGCCTTCCGAAAATTCTGGCCGAATTCACAACCCGCCCGTCTGGCCTAGTGCTTGTGACGGGTGCTACCGGTTCCGGTAAGTCGACGACCTTGGCTGCCATGATCGACAAGATCAACAAGGAACGTCACGACCACATTCTGACGGTGGAAGACCCGATTGAATTCTTGCATAAGCACCAGGGTTGTATGATTAACCAGCGTGAAGTTGGTAGCGATACGAACAGCTTTGCTCAGGCGCTTAAGATGGCGCTGCGTCAGGACCCTGACGTGGTGCTTATCGGCGAAATGCGTGACCTTGAAACAATCCGTGCGGCACTCACGATTGCAGAAACGGGTCACTTGGCTTTTGCAACGTTACATACCAACTCTTGTGTGCAGACCATCAACCGCGTGGTGGATGCTTTCCCGAAGGGCGAACAGCAGACCGTGCGTACGCAGCTTTCGTTTGTGCTCCAGGGCGTGATATGTCAGACGCTTATCCCGCGCATTGGCGGTGGCCGCGTGATGGCATACGAAATCATGAACGTGACCCCGGGTATTCGTGCCCTGATTCGCGATGACAAGGTGCACCAGATTGAATCGATGATTGAAATTGGCCAGAAGTTCGGTATGAACACCATGAACATGTGCTTGTGTGATTTGGTGAAGAACCACAAGGTCGACCGTTTCGATGCTCTTGCCCGTTCTCCGAGTCCGGACCAGTTGGAACAATTGTTTGTGAAAGAAGGTGTGTAG
- a CDS encoding family 16 glycosylhydrolase — MKTKFLLPIIALGLFAACNDDSSSPAAADTTPTTDPAVVVDPTPADPATTDPATTPTDPAQTQIDPATNPATTNPVPTDPTPDPVVTPDPVTPPATSGCNAIARTNLTVPVVPSEVSPTGKYNYYGAELSGKDQFKYGRFEACMKMVSIPGSVSSMFLYYDDSYRNGTYVWNEIDIEVLGKGGSSWQSNIITREGDESIKKNTSSEAIHEYGFDATEGFHLYAIIWTPDYVAWEIDSVEVRRDSIGLSRGTHADADQVAFLTEDQSLRFNLWASKSSGWVGKFTGDELANGPQVQWIDYVRVYSYDEATKGFIQLWQDDFNGDDIDREHWGAGNWEMEKVSLSTENVVVEGGYCKMLMTREPE, encoded by the coding sequence ATGAAAACGAAATTCCTTCTCCCGATTATCGCGCTTGGCCTGTTTGCCGCCTGTAATGATGATAGTAGCAGCCCGGCTGCAGCTGACACAACGCCTACCACTGATCCGGCTGTCGTTGTAGATCCTACTCCGGCAGACCCTGCAACGACCGATCCGGCAACCACCCCGACAGATCCTGCTCAGACTCAGATCGATCCGGCTACTAATCCTGCAACAACCAATCCGGTTCCGACTGACCCGACTCCTGATCCGGTTGTGACTCCGGATCCTGTAACTCCGCCGGCCACAAGTGGCTGTAACGCTATTGCTCGTACGAATTTGACTGTTCCGGTTGTTCCCTCCGAAGTGAGCCCGACCGGTAAGTACAACTACTACGGTGCTGAACTTTCCGGTAAGGACCAGTTCAAGTATGGCCGTTTCGAAGCTTGCATGAAGATGGTTTCGATTCCGGGTTCCGTGAGCTCCATGTTCCTTTACTACGATGATTCCTACAGGAATGGCACGTATGTTTGGAACGAAATCGATATCGAAGTTCTCGGTAAGGGAGGCTCTTCTTGGCAGTCCAATATCATTACCCGTGAAGGTGATGAATCTATCAAGAAGAACACTTCTTCTGAAGCAATTCATGAATATGGTTTCGATGCCACCGAAGGTTTCCACCTCTATGCCATCATCTGGACTCCGGACTACGTTGCTTGGGAAATCGATAGCGTCGAAGTTCGTCGCGACTCGATTGGCCTTAGCCGCGGTACGCATGCCGATGCTGACCAGGTTGCCTTCTTGACTGAAGATCAGTCTCTGCGCTTCAATCTTTGGGCATCCAAGAGCAGTGGCTGGGTGGGCAAGTTTACGGGTGATGAACTCGCTAACGGTCCGCAGGTGCAGTGGATTGACTACGTTCGTGTGTACTCTTACGATGAAGCAACAAAGGGCTTTATCCAGCTGTGGCAAGATGACTTCAATGGCGATGACATTGACAGGGAACACTGGGGTGCCGGTAACTGGGAAATGGAAAAGGTTTCCCTTTCTACCGAAAACGTGGTGGTCGAAGGTGGCTACTGCAAGATGCTCATGACCCGCGAACCGGAGTAA
- the pflB gene encoding formate C-acetyltransferase: MSEAWNGFEGGLWQEEINVRDFIQRNYTAYEGGKEFLAGPTDATEKLWGELQKLQAEERKKGGVLDMDTDIVSSITSHKPGYINEGLKDLEKVVGLQTDKPLKRAFMPFGGIKMAEESCKQYGYEPSAELHKIFTDYHKTHNQAVFDCYTPEIRAVRKAHLLTGLPDTYGRGRIVGDYRRVALYGIDYIIQQKQNDLAHVGDGTMTDDVIRLREEVAEQIKALKAMKVMAASYGFDISKPATNAKEAFQWLYFGYLSAIKTQNGAAMSVGRISTFLDIYIERDLKNGVLTESEAQELVDHMVMKFRMVKFARIESYNQLFSGDPVWATLEVGGMGQDGRPMVTKNDFRFLHTLENMGPSPEPNLTVLYTKRLPENFKEYAAYISVTTSSIQYENDDVMRPVWGDDYSICCCVSATQTGKEMQFFGARANLAKALLYAINGGKDEEGGLVPGMQIGPELAPITGDVLNYDEVMHKYDIMLEWLAGIYVNTLNLIHYMHDKYYYEAAELALIDTDVRRTFATGIAGFSHVVDSLCAIKYAKVSVVRGENGLVKDFKIEGDFPKYGNDDDRADEIAVWLLKEFIAKIKKHHTYRGAEPTTSILTITSNVVYGKATGALPDGRPAHAPFAPGANPSYGAEKNGLLASLNSVAKLPYEYALDGISNTQTISPNALGHSDDERAQKLVTVMDGYFAQGAHHLNVNVFGVEKLLDAQAHPEKPEYANFTIRVSGYAVKFLSLTKEQQDDVISRTCHGVL, translated from the coding sequence ATGAGCGAAGCATGGAATGGCTTTGAGGGCGGACTCTGGCAAGAAGAAATCAACGTCCGCGACTTTATTCAACGCAACTATACCGCTTACGAAGGCGGCAAGGAATTTTTGGCTGGTCCGACAGACGCCACCGAAAAGCTCTGGGGTGAACTCCAGAAGCTGCAGGCCGAAGAACGCAAGAAGGGCGGCGTGCTCGATATGGACACCGATATCGTTTCGAGCATCACAAGCCATAAGCCCGGCTACATCAACGAAGGCCTCAAGGACCTGGAAAAGGTCGTGGGTCTGCAGACCGACAAGCCGCTGAAGCGCGCCTTCATGCCGTTCGGCGGCATCAAGATGGCCGAAGAATCCTGCAAGCAGTACGGCTACGAGCCGAGCGCCGAACTCCACAAGATCTTTACCGACTACCACAAGACCCACAACCAGGCCGTGTTCGACTGCTACACGCCTGAAATCCGCGCCGTCCGCAAGGCCCACTTGCTGACCGGTCTTCCGGACACCTACGGCCGTGGCCGTATCGTGGGTGACTACCGCCGCGTAGCCCTTTACGGTATCGACTACATCATCCAGCAGAAGCAGAACGACCTCGCCCACGTGGGTGACGGCACCATGACCGACGACGTGATTCGCCTGCGCGAAGAAGTCGCCGAACAGATCAAGGCCCTCAAGGCCATGAAGGTGATGGCCGCAAGCTACGGTTTCGACATTTCGAAGCCGGCTACCAACGCAAAGGAAGCCTTCCAGTGGCTCTACTTCGGCTACCTCTCTGCCATCAAGACGCAGAACGGCGCCGCCATGAGCGTGGGCCGTATTTCGACCTTCCTCGACATTTATATCGAACGCGACCTCAAGAACGGCGTGCTCACTGAAAGCGAAGCCCAGGAACTCGTGGACCACATGGTCATGAAGTTCCGCATGGTCAAGTTCGCCCGTATCGAATCTTACAACCAGCTCTTCAGCGGCGACCCGGTGTGGGCCACCCTCGAAGTCGGCGGTATGGGCCAGGACGGTCGCCCGATGGTCACCAAGAACGACTTCCGTTTCTTGCACACTCTCGAAAACATGGGCCCGTCTCCGGAACCCAACCTCACCGTCCTCTACACCAAGCGCCTCCCTGAAAACTTCAAGGAATACGCCGCCTACATCTCTGTGACGACCAGCTCGATCCAGTACGAAAACGACGACGTGATGCGCCCGGTCTGGGGTGACGACTACAGCATTTGCTGCTGCGTTTCTGCAACGCAGACTGGTAAGGAAATGCAGTTCTTCGGCGCCCGCGCAAACCTCGCGAAGGCTCTCCTCTACGCCATCAACGGCGGCAAGGACGAAGAAGGCGGCCTGGTGCCCGGCATGCAGATTGGTCCGGAACTTGCCCCGATTACCGGCGACGTGCTGAACTACGACGAAGTGATGCACAAGTACGACATCATGCTCGAATGGCTCGCAGGTATCTACGTGAACACGCTGAACCTGATCCACTACATGCACGACAAGTACTACTACGAAGCTGCTGAACTCGCCCTCATCGATACCGACGTGCGTCGCACATTTGCAACGGGTATCGCAGGATTCAGCCACGTGGTCGACAGCCTTTGCGCCATCAAGTACGCCAAGGTTTCCGTGGTCCGCGGCGAAAACGGCCTCGTGAAGGACTTCAAGATCGAAGGCGACTTCCCCAAATACGGCAACGACGACGACCGCGCCGACGAAATCGCCGTCTGGCTCCTCAAGGAATTCATCGCGAAGATTAAGAAGCACCACACCTACCGCGGTGCCGAACCGACCACGTCGATTCTTACGATTACCAGTAACGTTGTTTACGGCAAGGCCACCGGTGCCCTCCCCGACGGCCGCCCGGCTCACGCCCCGTTCGCTCCCGGTGCAAACCCGAGCTACGGCGCCGAAAAGAACGGTCTCTTGGCCTCGCTCAACTCTGTCGCCAAGCTCCCGTACGAATACGCGCTCGACGGCATCAGCAACACGCAGACCATCAGCCCGAACGCTCTCGGCCACAGCGACGATGAACGCGCCCAGAAGCTCGTGACCGTCATGGACGGTTACTTCGCCCAGGGCGCCCACCACCTGAACGTGAACGTGTTCGGCGTGGAAAAGCTGCTCGACGCCCAGGCGCACCCGGAAAAGCCCGAATACGCGAACTTTACCATCCGCGTTTCCGGCTACGCTGTCAAGTTCCTCTCGCTCACGAAGGAACAGCAGGACGACGTCATCAGCCGCACCTGCCACGGCGTGCTCTAA
- a CDS encoding FISUMP domain-containing protein, which produces MKILRGVLCVGVLALGATTAFAQPELRDAVDNGDIATAQKIVKKGAAEEIYCGKMTPTDAVKVYEKIFKAMPYESFSNCQSQFSYGYGTKVCANAKAMDACTEVISFLLLEGESGNTKALETLESVAKVALKTKGYAKPVKVDADTSIWVPCPKKKGEARDKCIEECYEKAGSLRDTIREAACATKPEHFVDTTIKVKVPSPLYEKLRKGLLEGYWKTPKSAAEKYSKIMQASAKALSIPDTAVINLAYVDRWAEKHKADSTALPGGELFRFCTSWQPAVDSILGAKEFETRCPVFESFVDNRDGQTYRVKEINGTRWFVQNLNFAIEENSMCYDREEENCATYGRLYTHDAALTACPEGTRLATDDDWKMLEIYAGGANTAAVRLRSNGSDDYAFTAMFGGYANKNGISVIQGEGAYFWTSKDVGDGRGIARSMFNTDKEVSAIPVDKKFWLSVRCVVNAAPAEEPTPAAVE; this is translated from the coding sequence ATGAAAATTCTTAGAGGTGTATTGTGTGTGGGAGTTCTTGCTTTGGGCGCTACAACTGCTTTTGCCCAGCCGGAACTTCGCGATGCTGTCGATAACGGCGATATTGCTACTGCCCAGAAAATCGTGAAAAAGGGTGCTGCCGAAGAAATCTATTGCGGCAAGATGACGCCGACCGATGCCGTCAAGGTCTACGAAAAAATCTTCAAGGCCATGCCTTACGAATCGTTCTCGAATTGCCAATCGCAGTTCTCTTATGGTTACGGCACCAAGGTCTGCGCCAACGCCAAGGCCATGGATGCATGTACCGAGGTGATTTCGTTCTTGCTCCTGGAAGGCGAATCGGGCAACACGAAGGCTCTTGAAACTTTGGAATCGGTGGCGAAGGTTGCTCTGAAGACGAAGGGCTATGCCAAGCCGGTCAAGGTTGATGCCGACACGAGCATTTGGGTTCCTTGCCCCAAGAAGAAGGGCGAAGCCCGTGACAAGTGCATTGAAGAATGTTATGAAAAGGCAGGCAGCCTGCGCGATACCATTCGCGAAGCCGCTTGCGCTACCAAGCCGGAACACTTTGTCGATACGACTATCAAGGTGAAGGTTCCTTCTCCGCTTTATGAAAAGCTCCGCAAGGGCTTGCTCGAAGGTTACTGGAAGACTCCGAAGAGCGCTGCTGAAAAGTATTCGAAGATTATGCAGGCCTCTGCCAAGGCGCTTTCGATTCCGGATACTGCTGTCATTAACCTAGCTTACGTAGACCGCTGGGCTGAAAAGCACAAGGCTGATTCTACGGCGCTCCCGGGTGGTGAACTCTTCCGTTTCTGCACCTCATGGCAGCCTGCGGTGGACTCTATTTTGGGCGCCAAGGAATTTGAAACCCGTTGCCCGGTGTTCGAATCGTTCGTAGACAATCGCGATGGTCAGACTTACAGAGTTAAAGAAATCAATGGCACGCGCTGGTTTGTGCAGAACTTGAACTTTGCGATTGAAGAAAATTCCATGTGCTATGACCGCGAAGAAGAAAACTGCGCAACCTACGGTCGCCTGTATACGCATGACGCGGCTTTGACGGCTTGCCCCGAAGGCACTCGCCTTGCTACCGATGACGACTGGAAAATGCTTGAAATTTATGCTGGCGGTGCAAACACTGCTGCAGTCCGCCTGCGTAGTAACGGCTCTGACGATTACGCCTTCACTGCCATGTTCGGTGGCTATGCCAACAAGAACGGCATCTCGGTGATTCAGGGCGAAGGTGCTTACTTCTGGACAAGCAAGGATGTGGGTGATGGTCGCGGTATCGCACGTTCCATGTTCAATACCGATAAAGAAGTGTCTGCCATTCCGGTCGATAAGAAATTCTGGCTCTCTGTTCGCTGTGTCGTGAATGCAGCCCCTGCAGAAGAACCCACCCCCGCTGCTGTTGAATGA
- the epmA gene encoding EF-P lysine aminoacylase EpmA: MFSPTCSRDSWVKRQALMNKVRAFFEGRGVLEVETPTLSNAGGTDPQLDYFEVEGRHFMMTSPEFHMKRLLSAGFGDIFQITKSFRKDEFGAHHNNEFSMVEWYRVGMPQEKLMDEVEALVSEIIGKPINARRTRWIDAFKNYAGVNPLTASGEEFAAACTAREIPLPADGTAMSREDWWDYLMVFAVEPALAKNGPEFILDYPQSQAALAQTYVGEDGFTWARRFELFVDQVELCNGYTELTDAAEQRRRFAADLEIRRGMNKPLPPIDENFLEALESGMPACSGVALGLDRLFMLAMGKKEIKDVILFPSPIA, from the coding sequence ATGTTCTCTCCTACTTGCAGTCGAGATTCCTGGGTAAAGCGTCAAGCCTTGATGAACAAGGTGCGTGCTTTCTTTGAGGGTCGCGGGGTGTTGGAAGTTGAAACGCCGACGCTTTCGAATGCGGGTGGCACCGACCCTCAGCTGGATTACTTCGAAGTCGAGGGCAGGCATTTTATGATGACGAGCCCCGAATTCCACATGAAGCGTTTGCTCTCGGCTGGGTTCGGAGACATTTTCCAGATTACAAAGTCTTTCCGCAAAGATGAATTCGGCGCCCACCACAACAATGAATTCAGCATGGTGGAATGGTACCGTGTGGGCATGCCGCAAGAAAAGTTGATGGACGAGGTCGAGGCGCTCGTTTCCGAAATTATCGGTAAGCCCATTAACGCTCGCCGCACGCGCTGGATCGATGCGTTCAAGAATTATGCCGGCGTGAATCCGCTGACGGCTTCGGGCGAAGAATTCGCCGCGGCCTGTACCGCCCGCGAAATTCCGCTCCCGGCCGATGGTACCGCCATGTCCCGCGAAGACTGGTGGGATTACCTGATGGTTTTTGCGGTAGAACCCGCGCTTGCCAAGAACGGTCCCGAGTTCATTTTAGATTACCCGCAGTCGCAGGCGGCGCTTGCACAGACGTACGTGGGCGAAGACGGCTTCACTTGGGCGCGTCGATTCGAACTATTTGTAGACCAGGTGGAACTTTGCAACGGCTACACGGAACTCACCGATGCAGCCGAACAGCGCAGGCGCTTTGCTGCTGACCTTGAAATTCGCCGCGGCATGAACAAACCCTTGCCGCCGATTGATGAAAACTTTTTGGAAGCGCTTGAATCGGGAATGCCCGCCTGTTCTGGCGTGGCACTAGGTCTAGACCGATTGTTTATGCTTGCGATGGGAAAAAAGGAAATCAAGGACGTAATCCTCTTCCCAAGCCCTATTGCTTAA
- the pflA gene encoding pyruvate formate-lyase-activating protein encodes MLGRINKLETFGSVDGPGVRFVVFTQGCPMRCQFCHNPETWDFGAQSANGINNGSFEISAEDLLKKALRYQSYWGKDGGITVSGGEPLAQMDFMIEFFEAAKAAGVHTCIDTSGVNFVRNEPYFGKFKRLMDATDLLLVDIKNIDPVEHKKLTGHDNKNILDMFRYLDEIQKPIWIRHVLVPGGSDNDEFLIKTRELIDTLHNVEKVEVLPYHALALAKYQELGIDYALKDVKSPSPERIANAKKILGILP; translated from the coding sequence ATGCTCGGACGAATCAATAAATTAGAGACCTTTGGCTCGGTAGACGGCCCCGGAGTGCGTTTTGTCGTATTCACGCAGGGTTGCCCCATGCGTTGCCAATTCTGCCATAACCCCGAAACGTGGGATTTCGGTGCACAAAGCGCCAATGGAATCAACAACGGTTCGTTCGAAATTTCTGCAGAAGATTTGCTCAAGAAAGCCCTGCGCTACCAAAGCTACTGGGGCAAAGACGGTGGCATCACCGTCAGCGGCGGCGAACCACTAGCACAAATGGATTTCATGATTGAATTCTTCGAAGCCGCCAAAGCCGCAGGTGTACACACCTGTATCGACACCTCTGGCGTAAACTTTGTTCGTAACGAACCCTACTTCGGCAAGTTCAAGCGCCTTATGGATGCAACAGACTTGCTCCTCGTCGACATCAAGAACATCGACCCCGTGGAGCACAAGAAACTCACCGGTCACGACAACAAGAACATCCTCGACATGTTCCGCTATCTAGATGAAATTCAAAAGCCCATCTGGATCCGCCACGTACTCGTACCCGGCGGCAGCGACAACGACGAGTTCCTTATCAAGACGCGCGAATTAATCGATACGCTCCACAACGTTGAAAAAGTCGAAGTCCTCCCCTACCATGCTTTAGCGCTTGCCAAGTACCAAGAACTCGGCATCGACTATGCACTCAAAGACGTAAAATCGCCAAGCCCCGAACGGATTGCAAACGCCAAGAAAATTTTAGGAATACTTCCATAA
- a CDS encoding type II secretion system F family protein gives MAEFLYKATNSQGNNFEGTLEAKDKAEAEAMLMRRRLVIVSLKKKPTEIKIKIGSGIKPAEIARFTRMFSSMSSAGLPMLQCLNILENQCENPELKNVVHKITQSINGGSSLADALAQHPKVFSSLYTNMVAAGEAGGILDGILARLAETLENNERLKRKVKKALTYPVMLVIVGILVVIALMTFVVPTFAEQFAALDAELPAPTLAVMSISDFLRDNGAFLFIGAIVVGVGFKLAMRVPQFRFAFDGFMLKVPKLGDLQIKSTTAGFSRTLGTLLNAGVSIMDSLKVVASTVTNKVVEKGINKIAIGIAGGKSIADPMQETGLFPPMVIQMTGVGEKTGNLGGMLLKLADFYDEEVDAAVDGVVGMMEPLIIVFLGGAVGGLLIAMYMPMFSMGDAIKG, from the coding sequence ATGGCAGAATTCCTTTATAAAGCAACCAATAGCCAGGGTAACAATTTCGAAGGTACACTTGAAGCAAAGGACAAGGCTGAAGCCGAAGCCATGCTCATGCGTCGCCGCTTGGTGATTGTAAGTCTCAAGAAGAAACCTACAGAAATCAAGATCAAGATCGGTTCGGGTATCAAGCCTGCAGAAATTGCTCGTTTTACCCGTATGTTCTCTTCTATGAGTTCTGCTGGTCTGCCGATGTTGCAGTGCTTGAACATTCTGGAGAACCAGTGTGAAAACCCGGAACTCAAGAATGTCGTTCACAAGATTACGCAGTCCATTAACGGTGGTTCTTCTTTGGCCGATGCCTTGGCTCAGCACCCGAAAGTGTTCAGCTCTTTGTACACCAACATGGTGGCTGCCGGTGAAGCGGGTGGTATCTTGGATGGCATCTTGGCTCGTCTTGCAGAAACTTTGGAAAACAACGAACGCCTGAAACGTAAGGTGAAAAAGGCTCTGACTTACCCGGTGATGCTCGTTATCGTGGGTATCTTGGTGGTGATTGCCCTTATGACTTTCGTGGTGCCGACCTTTGCTGAACAGTTCGCAGCCCTTGATGCAGAACTTCCGGCTCCGACGTTGGCGGTGATGAGTATTTCCGACTTCCTCCGCGATAACGGTGCCTTCTTGTTTATCGGTGCGATTGTTGTTGGCGTAGGTTTTAAGTTGGCGATGCGTGTTCCTCAATTCAGATTTGCCTTTGACGGGTTTATGTTGAAGGTGCCTAAATTAGGAGACCTTCAAATCAAATCGACAACGGCTGGTTTTTCTAGAACGCTGGGAACCTTGTTGAACGCCGGTGTGTCCATTATGGATTCTTTGAAGGTGGTGGCCTCTACCGTTACGAATAAGGTGGTGGAAAAGGGTATCAATAAAATTGCTATCGGCATTGCCGGTGGTAAGAGTATTGCGGATCCTATGCAGGAAACGGGCCTTTTCCCGCCCATGGTGATCCAGATGACGGGCGTGGGTGAAAAAACCGGTAACCTTGGCGGCATGCTTTTGAAGTTGGCAGACTTCTACGATGAAGAAGTGGATGCTGCGGTGGATGGCGTCGTTGGTATGATGGAACCGCTGATTATCGTGTTCCTCGGCGGTGCTGTCGGTGGTCTCCTAATCGCAATGTATATGCCGATGTTCTCGATGGGCGACGCAATCAAGGGCTAA